GGCTCAAGTTCTTCAAAGCGTGCAAGGAATGTATAGTGCTCGATTACTTTTTTGAAAAGATTCTTTTTGCTTTTGAAATTTCTAAAAAGCGTAACTTCGTTTATTCCAGCGGCATCGGCGAGCAT
This DNA window, taken from Candidatus Schekmanbacteria bacterium, encodes the following:
- a CDS encoding TetR/AcrR family transcriptional regulator, coding for MAKKTKNRKGLSRIEREKYILKSAFDVFSTYGYRGSTTKMLADAAGINEVTLFRNFKSKKNLFKKVIEHYTFLARFEELEP